A region from the Lycium barbarum isolate Lr01 chromosome 8, ASM1917538v2, whole genome shotgun sequence genome encodes:
- the LOC132606253 gene encoding embryonic protein DC-8-like isoform X1 codes for MASRQAVKEERAEAAAREAANELHDVNKARSVKGSIMHEETPYSQGHEQRSTGVIGSIFQSVKETISGKSHDTTETTRESEAAEKVGEYKDYTEKKTKEMEDSAAEKAKQAKDSTMGKASDVKEKEKETKDSFMGQATELKNKAVEKAEGTKDSTMGKASEYKDNAAEKAKEAKEATMAKASDYKDYGAEKAGECKDSIADKAKQTKDTAVGYKDYTAEKAVEGKDTSFSKISELKDSAADAARRAVGLFTGKKEEAAGEAQKKEEPKELYEETEENARKKMQDLKLKEEGIQDESRQRAEADKETAAARGSTAKRNIYSAMGNLTGSIKEKLTMPSDIVEETRAARELGGPKRGMRTDINEGSPAAQSGFVFTTAKDDMSS; via the exons ATGGCTTCGAGACAAGCAGTTAAGGAAGAAAGAGCGGAGGCAGCTGCAAGGGAAGCAGCTAATGAACTTCATGATGTAAACAAGGCTAGAAGTGTGAAAGGTAGCATCATGCACGAAGAAACTCCATACAGTCAGGGGCATGAGCAGAGAAGTACTGGCGTAATCGGAAGCATATTTCAGTCTGTTAAAGAGACGATCAGTGGGAAGTCTCATGACACAACCGAGACGACAAGAGAAAGTGAGGCAGCAGAAAAAGTGGGTGAGTACAAGGATTACACGGAAAAGAAGACGAAGGAGATGGAGGATTCTGCTGCAGAAAAGGCAAAACAAGCCAAAGATTCCACAATGGGAAAAGCGAGTGATGTTAAGGAGAAAGAAAAGGAGACAAAGGATTCGTTTATGGGACAAGCGACTGAACTTAAAAACAAAGCTGTAGAGAAAGCTGAGGGGACGAAGGATTCGACAATGGGGAAGGCCAGTGAATATAAGGACAATGCAGCTGAGAAAGCTAAGGAGGCGAAAGAAGCTACCATGGCAAAAGCCAGTGACTATAAGGATTATGGTGCAGAAAAAGCAGGAGAGTGCAAGGATTCAATAGCTGATAAAGCAAAGCAAACGAAAGATACAGCAGTTGGGTATAAGGACTATACAGCAGAGAAAGCTGTAGAAGGAAAGGATACTAGTTTCAGTAAGATCTCTGAGCTAAAAGATTCAGCCGCTGATGCTGCTAGAAGAGCTGTCGGTTTATTCACAGGGAAAAAAGAAGAGGCTGCCGGTGAAGCACAAAAAAAGGAGGAACCAAAG GAACTATACGAAGAAACAGAGGAGAATGCAAGGAAGAAGATGCAAGATCTTAAGCTCAAAGAAGAAGGAATCCAGGACGAGTCTAGACAGAGAGCCGAGGCAGATAAAGAAACAGCAGCTGCTAG GGGAAGTACGGCAAAAAGGAATATATATAGTGCTATGGGGAATCTAACAGGTTCCATCAAGGAGAAGTTAACAATGCCAAGTGACATAGTAGAGGAGACCCGTGCAGCACGTGAGCTGGGTGGACCGAAGAGGGGTATGAGAACCGATATTAATGAGGGGAGTCCTGCTGCACAATCAGGTTTCGTTTTCACAACAGCAAAGGATGACATGAGTTCATAG
- the LOC132606253 gene encoding embryonic protein DC-8-like isoform X2: MASRQAVKEERAEAAAREAANELHDVNKARSVKGSIMHEETPYSQGHEQRSTGVIGSIFQSVKETISGKSHDTTETTRESEAAEKVGEYKDYTEKKTKEMEDSAAEKAKQAKDSTMGKASDVKEKEKETKDSFMGQATELKNKAVEKAEGTKDSTMGKASEYKDNAAEKAKEAKEATMAKASDYKDYGAEKAGECKDSIADKAKQTKDTAVGYKDYTAEKAVEGKDTSFSKISELKDSAADAARRAVGLFTGKKEEAAGEAQKKEEPKCRNYTKKQRRMQGRRCKILSSKKKESRTSLDREPRQIKKQQLLGEVRQKGIYIVLWGI, from the exons ATGGCTTCGAGACAAGCAGTTAAGGAAGAAAGAGCGGAGGCAGCTGCAAGGGAAGCAGCTAATGAACTTCATGATGTAAACAAGGCTAGAAGTGTGAAAGGTAGCATCATGCACGAAGAAACTCCATACAGTCAGGGGCATGAGCAGAGAAGTACTGGCGTAATCGGAAGCATATTTCAGTCTGTTAAAGAGACGATCAGTGGGAAGTCTCATGACACAACCGAGACGACAAGAGAAAGTGAGGCAGCAGAAAAAGTGGGTGAGTACAAGGATTACACGGAAAAGAAGACGAAGGAGATGGAGGATTCTGCTGCAGAAAAGGCAAAACAAGCCAAAGATTCCACAATGGGAAAAGCGAGTGATGTTAAGGAGAAAGAAAAGGAGACAAAGGATTCGTTTATGGGACAAGCGACTGAACTTAAAAACAAAGCTGTAGAGAAAGCTGAGGGGACGAAGGATTCGACAATGGGGAAGGCCAGTGAATATAAGGACAATGCAGCTGAGAAAGCTAAGGAGGCGAAAGAAGCTACCATGGCAAAAGCCAGTGACTATAAGGATTATGGTGCAGAAAAAGCAGGAGAGTGCAAGGATTCAATAGCTGATAAAGCAAAGCAAACGAAAGATACAGCAGTTGGGTATAAGGACTATACAGCAGAGAAAGCTGTAGAAGGAAAGGATACTAGTTTCAGTAAGATCTCTGAGCTAAAAGATTCAGCCGCTGATGCTGCTAGAAGAGCTGTCGGTTTATTCACAGGGAAAAAAGAAGAGGCTGCCGGTGAAGCACAAAAAAAGGAGGAACCAAAG TGCAGGAACTATACGAAGAAACAGAGGAGAATGCAAGGAAGAAGATGCAAGATCTTAAGCTCAAAGAAGAAGGAATCCAGGACGAGTCTAGACAGAGAGCCGAGGCAGATAAAGAAACAGCAGCTGCTAG GGGAAGTACGGCAAAAAGGAATATATATAGTGCTATGGGGAATCTAA